In a single window of the Dreissena polymorpha isolate Duluth1 chromosome 3, UMN_Dpol_1.0, whole genome shotgun sequence genome:
- the LOC127873288 gene encoding uncharacterized protein LOC127873288, giving the protein MVTWWSRDGCQLETMFPTYTKVTGTCFRSASIVPYRGTGLRKAHKELLLVIGSKRLLSDIRMLSPAEKTSMLEAQHKVACQFAPKFVSFSYAAMKQRLHLAALHPVSNAHRKHAETKNGEKRYRISYPKYKAGHHILKPVKEACNYDYVIELMAELLQLKEQFKSTRIAKQTYSSILFSPPPLASSAKKILKNEAVQLHRSRFN; this is encoded by the exons ATGGTGACATGGTGGTCGCGAGATGGATGTCAATTGGAAACCATGTTTCCGACATACACGAAGGTCACGGGGACTTGTTTCCGAAGTGCCTCCATAGTCCCATACAGAGGAACTGGATTAAGAAAG GCGCACAAGGAATTACTGTTGGTCATCGGAAGCAAGCGCCTTCTCTCTGACATTCGCATGCTGTCACCAGCTGAAAAGACCTCGATGCTGGAGGCTCAACACAAGGTGGCCTGCCAATTTGCGCCAAAATTTGTCAGCTTTTCATACGCAGCAATGAAACAGAG ATTGCATCTGGCAGCCCTGCATCCCGTTTCTAATGCGCACAGAAAACATGCAGAGACGAAGAACGGCGAAAAGCGCTACAGAATTTCGTATCCAAAGTACAAGGCGGGACACCATATCTTGAAACCTGTGAAAGAGGCCTGTAATTATG attatgtcatagAGCTCATGGCTGAATTGCTGCAATTAAAAGAACAGTTCAAGAGCACCAGGATTGCTAAGCAGACATATTCTTCCATTCTGTTCTCTCCACCACCTTTGGCATCATCTGCGAAGAAAATTTTGAAGAATGAAGCAGTGCAGTTGCACCGCTCTAGGTTCAATTAA